In Chloroflexota bacterium, one genomic interval encodes:
- a CDS encoding cytochrome c-type biogenesis protein CcmH — protein MIQPVRATNARSRLEARWVALGAAALVVIVAAVIGFSMLSAPKTPVTAVNLDAEMLRVAKGLYCPVCPSTPLDVCETQACVQWRALIREKLANGESEQDIRAYFVAQYGERVLGAPPAEGFNISAYVFPFILLIAGLAFLTVTMRRWQLSRAALAAAEPEASDEQPAVAPDVAKRIRREMKERE, from the coding sequence ATGATTCAACCTGTCCGCGCCACCAATGCGCGGAGCCGGCTGGAGGCGCGCTGGGTGGCACTGGGCGCGGCGGCACTGGTGGTCATCGTCGCCGCCGTGATCGGCTTCAGCATGCTATCCGCGCCCAAGACGCCGGTCACCGCCGTCAACCTCGATGCCGAGATGCTGCGCGTGGCCAAGGGATTGTACTGCCCGGTCTGCCCCAGCACGCCGCTGGATGTCTGCGAGACGCAGGCGTGCGTGCAGTGGCGCGCGCTGATCCGCGAGAAGCTGGCCAACGGCGAGAGCGAGCAGGATATCCGCGCGTATTTTGTGGCGCAGTACGGCGAGCGCGTGCTGGGCGCGCCGCCCGCCGAGGGCTTCAACATCAGCGCGTATGTCTTCCCGTTCATCCTATTGATTGCCGGCCTGGCGTTTCTGACGGTGACGATGCGGCGCTGGCAGCTATCGCGCGCGGCGCTGGCCGCAGCCGAGCCGGAAGCCAGTGACGAGCAGCCAGCCGTCGCGCCGGACGTTGCCAAGCGCATCCGCCGCGAGATGAAGGAGCGCGAATGA
- a CDS encoding RHS repeat protein: MSSVFGLNASYDLTSVTDALSRQTRYGYDTAGNLTVITDALGITTTFGYDGYGQRTRATDANGNSTLFAYSSAGYLITTTDALSNRVVAAYDAVGNRTSVTDARGNTTSTSYDAANRLVAVTAPLTVGVTATTRYGYDPVGNRSVITDANVHTTTFGYDALNRTVAMTDALGHRTQYGYDAAGNRLTLTDANNNVTRYGYDRLNRTIAITSPVSGIVTQFQYDSVGNRTGTVDPRGHTTTVGYDALNRVITTSVPLTAAQFALTQVQYDPVGNRTVITDANTHRTQYGFDRLNRTVAITDALLHTTTVSYDRAGNRVAMTDTAGYPSTFRYDALSRVLTTTNPAGASQAVTYDAAGNRLTSVDELGRVTRYVYDAANRLVAQTDPLTQTTAYAYDAIGNLTRLIGPKNQGITVTFGLTYTYDAANRLTGKQSLIGTTGYAYDNAGNLLTLTDPSGAYTAFTYDNVNRLTQQDDHAVGGALTVSSTHAYDPNGNRTNTTEFYVGFTRSTDSSYDYANRLVAESGPGGATGYTYDAAGNRTGTSDPLGVSTVVTPNALNLPVQTTHWQNGGLLDATTTTYDARKTPSGTDYRRALFVA; the protein is encoded by the coding sequence ATGTCATCGGTGTTCGGCTTGAACGCCAGCTACGACCTAACGAGCGTCACGGATGCGCTGAGCCGCCAGACGCGCTACGGCTACGATACGGCCGGCAACCTGACGGTCATCACCGATGCGCTCGGCATCACGACGACGTTTGGCTACGACGGCTACGGCCAGCGCACGCGCGCGACCGACGCCAACGGGAACAGCACGCTCTTCGCGTACAGCAGCGCCGGCTACCTGATCACGACGACCGACGCGCTGAGCAACCGCGTTGTCGCGGCCTACGATGCGGTCGGCAACCGCACGAGCGTCACGGACGCGCGCGGCAACACGACGAGCACTAGTTACGACGCCGCGAACCGGCTGGTCGCCGTGACCGCACCGCTGACGGTCGGCGTGACGGCGACGACGCGCTACGGCTATGATCCGGTCGGCAACCGCAGCGTCATCACCGACGCCAACGTGCACACGACGACGTTCGGCTACGACGCGCTCAACCGCACGGTCGCGATGACTGATGCGCTAGGGCACCGCACGCAGTACGGCTACGACGCGGCCGGCAACCGGCTGACGCTGACCGACGCCAACAATAACGTCACGCGCTACGGCTACGATCGACTCAACCGCACGATCGCCATCACCAGTCCCGTGTCCGGTATCGTCACACAGTTCCAGTACGATTCGGTCGGCAACCGCACGGGCACGGTCGATCCGCGCGGCCATACGACCACCGTCGGTTACGACGCGCTCAACCGGGTCATCACGACCAGTGTGCCGCTGACCGCAGCGCAGTTCGCATTAACGCAAGTCCAGTACGACCCGGTCGGCAACCGCACGGTCATCACCGATGCCAACACCCACCGGACGCAGTACGGCTTCGACCGGCTCAACCGCACGGTCGCGATCACCGACGCGCTGCTACACACCACGACCGTCAGCTACGACCGCGCCGGCAACCGGGTCGCGATGACCGACACGGCGGGCTACCCGTCGACATTCCGCTATGATGCGCTCAGCCGCGTGCTGACGACGACCAACCCAGCGGGCGCGAGCCAGGCGGTCACCTACGATGCGGCCGGCAACCGGCTGACGAGCGTGGACGAGCTGGGCCGCGTGACGCGCTACGTCTATGACGCCGCCAACCGTTTGGTTGCTCAGACCGATCCGCTGACGCAGACGACCGCCTACGCCTACGACGCGATCGGCAACCTGACGCGGCTGATCGGGCCGAAGAATCAGGGCATCACCGTCACCTTCGGCCTGACCTACACCTACGACGCCGCGAACCGGTTAACCGGCAAGCAGTCGCTGATCGGCACGACCGGCTACGCCTACGACAACGCCGGCAACCTGCTGACGTTGACTGATCCGAGCGGGGCGTACACGGCGTTCACGTATGACAATGTGAACCGGCTGACGCAGCAGGACGATCATGCCGTGGGCGGCGCGCTGACGGTCTCGAGCACGCACGCCTACGACCCGAACGGCAACCGCACGAACACGACGGAGTTCTACGTCGGCTTCACGCGCTCAACCGATTCCAGCTACGACTACGCCAACCGGCTCGTCGCCGAATCCGGCCCCGGTGGCGCGACCGGCTATACATACGATGCGGCGGGCAATCGCACCGGCACGAGCGACCCGCTGGGCGTCTCGACCGTCGTGACGCCGAACGCGCTGAACCTGCCGGTGCAGACCACGCACTGGCAGAACGGTGGGCTGCTGGACGCCACGACCACCACGTATGATGCGCGCAAAACGCCCTCCGGCACAGACTACCGGAGGGCGTTGTTCGTTGCATGA
- a CDS encoding UDP-glucose/GDP-mannose dehydrogenase family protein, with product MKNICVVGAGYVGLTTGACFADLGNRVVLLDVIPEKIRLLESGVMPIYEPGLEEIVKRNIKGGRLHFTTSYADALKDAEFAFIAVGTPQGEDGAADLKYVSTAAELIARHLDHPLVIINKSTVPVGTGDFVADIIVKYRSGDAPFAVVSNPEFLREGSAIFDFQNPDRIVLGSRDPDAAHRVAQLHLPLRTKIIITDLPTAEMIKYASNAFLATKISFINEIAAICEKLGADVKEVAEGMGLDKRIGRAFLDAGLGYGGSCFPKDVKALEHMAEAAGCHPQLLRAVMEINADQRRQTVQKTSDVLGGLNGRTIGLLGLAFKPNTDDMREAPSLDIAQRLAAEGARVKGYDPVAMDVAAKLMPGVHLCEDPYELAAQCDAVIIVTEWNEFKQVDLPRMKSVMRRPVVVDGRNIYDPDRMNDLGFIYRGVGRGHPKSDGGAAPSNAQTA from the coding sequence ATGAAGAATATCTGTGTGGTGGGCGCAGGTTATGTCGGTTTGACGACGGGGGCGTGCTTCGCCGACCTGGGCAACCGGGTTGTCCTGCTCGACGTGATCCCCGAGAAGATCCGCCTGCTGGAAAGCGGCGTGATGCCGATCTACGAGCCGGGGCTCGAAGAGATCGTCAAGCGCAACATCAAGGGCGGGCGCCTGCACTTCACGACCTCCTATGCCGATGCGCTCAAAGACGCCGAGTTTGCGTTCATCGCCGTCGGCACGCCGCAGGGCGAGGATGGCGCTGCCGATCTGAAATACGTCAGCACCGCCGCCGAGTTGATCGCGCGCCACCTCGACCACCCGCTCGTCATCATCAACAAATCGACCGTGCCGGTCGGCACCGGCGACTTTGTGGCCGATATCATCGTCAAGTATCGCAGCGGCGACGCGCCGTTCGCCGTGGTGTCGAACCCGGAGTTCCTGCGCGAAGGCTCGGCGATTTTCGATTTCCAGAACCCCGACCGGATCGTGCTCGGCTCGCGCGATCCGGACGCGGCGCACCGCGTGGCACAACTGCACCTGCCGCTGCGCACCAAGATCATCATCACCGATCTGCCGACGGCCGAGATGATCAAGTACGCATCCAATGCGTTCCTCGCCACCAAGATCTCGTTCATCAACGAAATCGCCGCCATCTGTGAAAAGCTCGGCGCGGACGTGAAGGAAGTGGCCGAGGGCATGGGGCTGGACAAGCGGATCGGCCGCGCGTTCCTCGACGCGGGTCTCGGCTACGGCGGCTCGTGCTTCCCCAAAGACGTCAAGGCGCTCGAGCACATGGCCGAGGCGGCGGGCTGCCACCCGCAATTACTGCGCGCGGTCATGGAGATTAACGCCGACCAGCGTCGCCAGACGGTGCAGAAGACCAGCGACGTGCTGGGCGGGTTGAATGGGCGCACCATTGGCCTGCTGGGCCTGGCGTTCAAGCCGAATACCGACGACATGCGCGAAGCGCCGTCACTCGACATCGCGCAGCGGCTGGCGGCCGAGGGCGCGCGCGTGAAGGGCTACGATCCGGTGGCCATGGACGTCGCCGCGAAGCTGATGCCCGGCGTGCACCTGTGCGAAGACCCGTACGAACTGGCCGCGCAGTGCGATGCGGTCATCATTGTGACCGAGTGGAACGAATTCAAGCAGGTCGATCTGCCGCGCATGAAGAGCGTGATGCGGAGGCCAGTCGTCGTGGACGGGCGCAATATCTACGACCCGGACCGGATGAATGACCTCGGTTTCATCTACCGCGGCGTTGGACGTGGTCACCCGAAAAGCGACGGCGGCGCAGCGCCGTCCAACGCACAGACCGCATGA
- a CDS encoding heme lyase CcmF/NrfE family subunit: MGTLQIAGLGNLTVWLGFALALYTVGAALVAVQKRRPAMMASAENGIYAVAALTTLAVAIMEWAAITHQFRFEYIASHVSLDQPLLYTISSLWGGQEGSLLFWVWLLSLFAAIVTFQNRDQNRELMPYAIAFMAFTQGFFFLLLIVVAQPFKMLNFTPQDGQGLNPLLQNPGMFIHPITQYLGYVGFTVPFAFAMAALTTGRLSDAWIRTTRRWTLISWLFLSLGLLFGMRWAYVELGWGGYWGWDPVENASLIPWLTGTAYLHSVMIQEKRGMLKVWNLVLVMLTYILSILGTFLTRSGVVQSVHAFGTNSLLASIFLGYMAGVILLFLYLLYTRLGALREENEIDSVVSREATFLLNNLLLVGAAFATLWGTIFPMISELATGKQITVAAPFFNTVNGPIFFLLIVLMGVCTMIGWRRASVDNLVRNFLRPLLVSAVVVGGLFALGVREPLGLTAFGAAGFVSGTIMVEFFRAAGARMRQHGENPPTALAMLFVKNRRRYGGYVVHIGIVMAVVGIAGSTFFQADLQKNVRTGETIAIKQYTLRFDGLASYAEENHQVWAANLTVFENGAQIATLKPEKNYYPASEQSTTEIAVRSTAMEDLYLILAGSNDDGSVTIKAIVNPLISWLWIGFGVFMLGTLIAAWPDPREARVMQRIQMREAAVAAGR; this comes from the coding sequence ATGGGTACCCTGCAAATCGCCGGACTCGGCAACCTGACGGTCTGGCTTGGTTTTGCGCTGGCGCTGTATACCGTTGGCGCCGCGTTGGTTGCGGTCCAGAAGCGTCGCCCGGCAATGATGGCCAGCGCCGAGAACGGCATCTACGCCGTCGCCGCGCTGACTACGCTCGCGGTGGCGATCATGGAATGGGCGGCGATCACTCACCAGTTCCGCTTTGAGTACATCGCCTCGCACGTTAGCCTCGATCAACCCCTGCTTTACACCATCTCATCGCTGTGGGGCGGACAGGAAGGCTCGCTGCTGTTCTGGGTCTGGCTGCTGTCGCTCTTCGCGGCCATTGTGACGTTCCAGAACCGCGATCAGAACCGCGAATTGATGCCGTACGCCATCGCGTTCATGGCGTTCACACAGGGCTTCTTTTTCCTGCTGTTGATCGTCGTCGCGCAGCCGTTCAAGATGCTGAACTTCACGCCGCAGGACGGCCAGGGGCTGAACCCGCTCTTGCAGAATCCGGGCATGTTCATTCATCCGATCACACAGTACCTGGGCTATGTCGGCTTTACGGTGCCGTTCGCATTCGCCATGGCGGCGCTGACTACCGGTCGGTTGAGCGACGCCTGGATTCGCACCACGCGGCGCTGGACGCTTATTTCGTGGCTGTTTCTGTCGCTCGGCCTCTTGTTCGGCATGCGCTGGGCGTACGTCGAGCTGGGCTGGGGCGGGTACTGGGGCTGGGACCCGGTCGAGAATGCTTCGCTGATTCCGTGGCTGACCGGCACGGCCTACCTGCACAGCGTGATGATCCAGGAGAAGCGCGGGATGCTGAAGGTCTGGAACCTCGTGCTGGTCATGCTGACGTACATCCTGTCGATCCTCGGCACGTTCCTGACCCGCAGCGGCGTGGTGCAGTCGGTGCACGCCTTCGGCACAAACTCGCTGCTCGCTTCGATCTTCCTGGGCTACATGGCCGGCGTCATCCTACTGTTCCTGTACCTGCTGTACACGCGGCTGGGCGCGCTGCGCGAGGAGAACGAGATCGACTCGGTGGTCTCCCGCGAGGCGACCTTCCTGCTCAACAATCTGCTGCTGGTCGGCGCGGCGTTTGCCACGCTGTGGGGCACGATCTTCCCGATGATCAGCGAACTGGCGACCGGCAAGCAGATCACCGTGGCGGCGCCGTTCTTCAACACGGTCAACGGCCCGATCTTCTTCCTGTTGATTGTCCTGATGGGCGTCTGCACGATGATCGGCTGGCGGCGCGCCTCGGTGGATAACCTCGTGCGCAACTTCCTGCGGCCGCTACTTGTCTCGGCGGTGGTCGTCGGTGGGCTGTTTGCGCTGGGCGTGCGGGAACCGCTCGGCCTGACCGCCTTCGGCGCGGCCGGCTTCGTGTCTGGCACGATCATGGTGGAATTCTTCCGGGCGGCGGGCGCGCGCATGCGCCAGCATGGCGAGAACCCGCCGACCGCGCTGGCCATGCTGTTCGTCAAGAACCGCCGGCGCTATGGCGGCTATGTCGTGCACATCGGCATCGTGATGGCGGTCGTCGGCATCGCCGGCTCGACCTTCTTCCAGGCCGACCTGCAGAAAAACGTCCGCACGGGCGAGACCATTGCGATCAAGCAGTACACGCTGCGCTTCGACGGCCTGGCCTCGTACGCCGAGGAGAACCACCAGGTTTGGGCGGCGAACCTGACCGTCTTCGAGAACGGTGCGCAGATCGCTACACTGAAGCCGGAGAAGAATTACTACCCTGCCTCCGAGCAGTCGACCACCGAGATTGCGGTGCGCTCGACCGCCATGGAGGACTTGTACCTGATCCTGGCCGGATCGAACGACGACGGCAGCGTGACGATCAAGGCGATTGTCAACCCACTGATCAGCTGGCTGTGGATCGGCTTCGGCGTGTTCATGCTCGGCACGCTGATCGCGGCCTGGCCGGACCCGCGCGAGGCGCGCGTGATGCAGCGCATCCAGATGCGCGAAGCGGCCGTGGCCGCCGGACGCTAG
- a CDS encoding flippase-like domain-containing protein — MSRLRFLFGVAISAVFLYWALQGQDLTHVWDVLSRANYLWIIPGILTYFLAVVARTWRWHYMLRSIQPVSLRTLFPIVTIGYMGNNIYPARAGEVLRSYILKKRAGVPMSASLATVLIERLFDGVVMLLFVFVSLPTLEALPEFLRNIVIFGSIVFISALVVFFIIAANPERAQRIYRWFITRLIPIEFQGRVHGLADRFLVGLSSLRRERDVLMIFVTSLVIWLLETVKYWFVMHAFPFEVSFYALMLMNGVVNLATTIPSSPGYVGTFDAPGIAILKAFGVGSEIATGYTLVLHAALWLPITVLGALFMAHEGLSWRKVQADVAADHEDNGGAKAPLEVEL; from the coding sequence ATGTCCCGTCTTCGATTCTTGTTTGGCGTCGCCATCAGCGCGGTCTTCCTGTACTGGGCCTTACAAGGGCAGGACCTGACGCATGTGTGGGACGTCCTGTCGCGCGCCAACTACCTCTGGATCATACCGGGGATACTAACCTATTTCCTGGCCGTGGTGGCGCGTACCTGGCGCTGGCACTACATGCTGCGCTCGATCCAGCCGGTCTCGCTGCGGACGCTGTTCCCGATTGTGACCATCGGCTACATGGGCAACAACATTTACCCGGCGCGCGCCGGCGAGGTGCTGCGCTCGTACATATTGAAGAAGCGCGCCGGCGTCCCCATGTCAGCGTCGCTGGCGACGGTCTTGATCGAGCGGCTGTTCGACGGCGTGGTGATGCTGCTGTTCGTCTTCGTATCGCTGCCCACGCTGGAGGCGCTGCCCGAGTTCCTCCGCAATATCGTCATCTTCGGCAGCATCGTCTTCATCAGCGCGCTAGTCGTTTTCTTCATCATCGCCGCCAACCCGGAGCGCGCCCAGCGCATCTATCGCTGGTTCATCACGCGCCTGATTCCGATCGAGTTCCAGGGGCGCGTGCACGGCCTGGCCGATCGGTTTCTGGTTGGGCTTTCGTCGCTGCGCCGCGAGCGCGACGTGCTGATGATCTTCGTCACGTCGCTGGTCATCTGGCTGCTGGAGACGGTCAAATACTGGTTCGTCATGCACGCCTTTCCGTTCGAAGTCTCGTTCTACGCGCTGATGTTGATGAACGGCGTCGTCAACCTGGCCACGACCATTCCATCGTCGCCAGGGTACGTCGGCACCTTCGACGCGCCCGGCATCGCGATCCTCAAGGCGTTCGGCGTCGGCAGCGAAATCGCGACCGGCTACACGCTGGTGCTGCACGCGGCGCTCTGGCTGCCGATCACGGTGCTCGGCGCGCTGTTCATGGCGCACGAGGGGTTGTCGTGGCGCAAGGTGCAAGCCGATGTAGCCGCCGATCACGAGGACAATGGGGGCGCCAAAGCGCCGCTGGAAGTGGAGCTATAG
- a CDS encoding cytochrome c maturation protein CcmE: MQNVMTGIAQPKPRARILNLKYIIGGLIILGAIAAFALSNFQSNVVYYYTVPELVAQKTRLTGQTIRVNGPLDQSSIDLDQKTMTLKFNIKDNGMVQPVVYKGVVPDTLTNGESVVAEGRLDAAGVFQADSILVKCPSRYESETPKQN, translated from the coding sequence ATGCAAAATGTCATGACTGGCATCGCGCAACCCAAACCACGCGCGCGTATCCTCAATCTGAAGTACATCATTGGCGGCCTGATCATCTTGGGCGCCATTGCGGCTTTCGCCCTCTCGAACTTCCAGTCCAATGTTGTCTATTACTATACCGTCCCCGAACTGGTGGCGCAGAAGACGCGCCTGACCGGGCAAACGATCCGCGTTAACGGCCCGCTCGATCAGTCCTCGATCGATCTGGACCAGAAGACGATGACGCTCAAGTTCAACATCAAGGATAACGGCATGGTGCAGCCCGTTGTCTACAAAGGTGTTGTACCCGACACGCTGACCAACGGTGAAAGCGTGGTGGCCGAAGGTCGCCTCGATGCGGCGGGCGTCTTCCAGGCCGACTCGATCCTCGTGAAGTGCCCTTCGCGATACGAATCGGAAACGCCTAAACAAAACTGA
- a CDS encoding response regulator transcription factor, giving the protein MTEPQPIRVLIVDDYAVVRSGLRAFLVDCPDMLVVGDARDGDEASRLCGACAPDIVLIDVQIPGTDVADATRRIRAACPRLHVIALAGEDDDELAQTVMQAGAVAYLPKRIDAIELADVIRQTHRGCGTAPERAAQWPLHLAGQSLTAREREVLVLLCDGLHNREIAQRLVISPSTVKFHVSSILAKLGAATRTEAAAIAIEHHLAPAHHAQPAH; this is encoded by the coding sequence GTGACCGAGCCGCAGCCCATTCGCGTCCTGATCGTGGACGATTACGCGGTCGTCCGCAGCGGCCTGCGCGCGTTCCTGGTCGACTGCCCCGACATGCTTGTGGTCGGCGACGCGCGCGACGGCGACGAGGCGTCGCGCCTCTGTGGCGCATGCGCTCCCGATATTGTGCTGATTGACGTGCAGATACCCGGCACCGACGTCGCCGACGCCACGCGCCGCATCCGCGCCGCCTGCCCCCGCCTGCACGTTATCGCTCTGGCCGGGGAAGACGACGACGAACTGGCGCAAACGGTCATGCAAGCTGGCGCGGTCGCCTACCTTCCCAAGCGCATCGATGCCATCGAACTGGCCGACGTTATCCGTCAGACGCACCGCGGCTGTGGGACTGCGCCGGAACGCGCCGCGCAATGGCCGCTGCACCTGGCCGGGCAGTCGCTCACGGCGCGCGAGCGCGAAGTGCTTGTGCTGCTGTGCGACGGATTGCATAATCGTGAAATTGCGCAGCGACTGGTCATCAGCCCCTCTACCGTCAAGTTCCACGTCAGCAGTATTCTGGCCAAGCTTGGCGCCGCCACCCGCACCGAGGCGGCCGCCATCGCGATTGAGCATCATCTGGCGCCCGCACACCACGCGCAGCCTGCCCATTAA
- a CDS encoding TlpA family protein disulfide reductase → MSTATHSAVPPIETPKPRKNAIVFGAAVVIILALLALLIWTLQQKGAPPLAAGQAPAFELTSFEGKAYRLSELRGTPVVINFWASWCTQCKEEARELQAIWTQYKDKGLLVLGVDYVDTEPEAKAYMAQYGITFPNGPDLGTKISKAYRITGVPETYFIKADGTLLTGNDAAGRPFGNWIGPIPLTNMQERVRKLMGL, encoded by the coding sequence ATGAGCACCGCCACCCACTCCGCCGTCCCGCCGATCGAGACGCCGAAGCCGCGCAAGAATGCCATCGTGTTCGGCGCGGCGGTCGTCATCATCCTGGCGCTGCTGGCGCTGTTGATATGGACGCTGCAACAGAAAGGCGCGCCGCCGCTGGCGGCCGGGCAGGCGCCAGCCTTCGAGTTGACGTCGTTCGAGGGCAAGGCTTACCGGCTGTCGGAACTGCGCGGCACGCCGGTCGTCATCAACTTCTGGGCGTCGTGGTGCACGCAGTGCAAGGAAGAAGCGCGCGAACTGCAGGCGATCTGGACGCAGTACAAGGACAAGGGCCTGCTGGTGCTCGGCGTGGACTATGTCGACACGGAACCCGAGGCGAAGGCGTACATGGCGCAGTACGGCATCACATTCCCGAACGGTCCGGACCTCGGCACGAAGATATCCAAGGCGTACCGCATTACCGGCGTGCCGGAGACATACTTCATCAAGGCCGATGGCACGCTGCTGACGGGCAATGATGCGGCCGGCCGGCCGTTTGGCAACTGGATCGGCCCAATCCCGCTGACCAATATGCAAGAGCGCGTGCGGAAGCTGATGGGGTTGTAG
- the ccsA gene encoding cytochrome c biogenesis protein CcsA: MSATVLPLRVKEDPGAAAAPAPAPYWRLLGDRTAVPLLRGLAVASVVTIGIALYMALFYAPREATMGDAQRIFYFHVPSAWIGFLAFGVVFVSSIMYLIKGEAKWDALALSSAEMGVIFTTLVLLTGPLWAKVAWGTYWTWDARLTTTLILWMIYVGYLRLRSVADSRRMSRLAAITGIIGFLNVPLIYLSVVWWRTMHPSLLISSEGGLDERMRATLMVALLSFTLLYGWFLLARVRLEQRRNVLAARLAAREN, translated from the coding sequence ATGAGTGCAACCGTCTTGCCGCTAAGAGTCAAAGAGGATCCCGGCGCCGCGGCGGCGCCGGCCCCCGCGCCATACTGGCGCCTGCTGGGCGACCGCACGGCGGTGCCGCTCCTGCGCGGGCTGGCCGTGGCGTCCGTAGTCACGATCGGTATCGCGCTGTATATGGCGCTGTTCTACGCGCCGCGCGAAGCGACGATGGGCGATGCCCAGCGCATTTTCTACTTCCATGTGCCGAGTGCGTGGATCGGGTTCCTCGCCTTCGGCGTGGTATTCGTCTCAAGCATCATGTACCTGATCAAGGGCGAGGCGAAGTGGGACGCGCTGGCGCTCTCGTCGGCGGAGATGGGCGTCATCTTCACGACGCTGGTCCTGCTGACTGGCCCGCTGTGGGCGAAGGTCGCCTGGGGCACGTACTGGACGTGGGACGCGCGGCTGACGACGACGCTGATCCTCTGGATGATCTATGTCGGTTACCTGCGGCTGCGCAGCGTGGCCGACAGCCGACGCATGTCGCGGCTGGCCGCCATCACCGGTATCATCGGGTTCTTGAACGTGCCGCTGATCTACCTGTCGGTCGTCTGGTGGCGCACGATGCACCCGAGCCTGCTGATCAGCAGCGAAGGCGGGTTGGACGAGCGGATGCGCGCGACGCTGATGGTGGCGCTGCTTTCGTTCACCTTGCTGTACGGCTGGTTCCTGCTGGCGCGCGTGCGGCTGGAGCAGCGCCGGAACGTGCTGGCGGCCCGGCTGGCCGCGAGGGAGAACTAA
- a CDS encoding NAD(P)/FAD-dependent oxidoreductase, translating into MDVAIVGAGAAGLSAAYDLTRAGHHVTIYEAAGEVGGLAAGFKAPHWDWTLEKFYHHWFASDKDVLGLIRELGWSDKVLFPRPVTVIYHNGQFHPFDSMFTNMPLFLLRHFPIWDVARFGLAGAYLRFSPNWQPLESQTAGEWTRRWFGRRIYETIWKPMLVGKFGEEHVKTVNMAWLWARLHSRTTTLGTYVGGFQAFLNDFAARVQTQGAQIRLNTAVSGIRSEAHGGLTIAAADGSAHYDAVINTSSPALMAKLAPELPNAYTAQLRALKSMGAVVLVVTLDRQLTNYYWHNLPKEAGFPFLSLVEHTNYMSPEHYGGDRIIYCGDYLDADHEYFHLSQDELLERFLPSFKRFNSQFDRSWVRGAWLWKTAYAQPVPGINHSRNIPAIRTPLKGLYFASMSQVYPWDRGTNYAVEIGRRTARMLMADAA; encoded by the coding sequence ATGGATGTGGCCATTGTCGGCGCCGGCGCGGCCGGGCTGTCGGCGGCGTACGACCTGACTCGCGCGGGGCACCATGTCACCATCTACGAGGCAGCCGGCGAAGTGGGCGGGTTGGCCGCCGGCTTCAAAGCCCCGCACTGGGACTGGACGCTCGAAAAGTTCTACCATCACTGGTTCGCCTCGGACAAAGACGTGCTCGGACTGATCCGTGAGCTCGGCTGGAGCGACAAGGTTCTGTTCCCGCGCCCGGTGACCGTCATCTACCACAACGGGCAGTTTCACCCGTTCGACTCGATGTTTACCAACATGCCGCTGTTTCTCCTGCGGCATTTCCCGATCTGGGACGTGGCGCGCTTCGGGCTGGCCGGCGCGTACCTGCGGTTCTCACCGAACTGGCAGCCGCTGGAGAGCCAGACCGCCGGCGAATGGACGCGCCGCTGGTTCGGACGGCGCATATACGAGACGATCTGGAAACCGATGCTCGTCGGCAAGTTTGGCGAGGAGCACGTCAAGACGGTCAACATGGCGTGGCTGTGGGCGCGGCTGCATTCGCGCACGACGACGCTCGGCACCTATGTGGGCGGCTTCCAGGCGTTCCTGAACGACTTCGCGGCGCGCGTGCAAACGCAGGGCGCGCAGATCCGGCTGAACACGGCTGTGAGCGGCATCCGGTCCGAGGCCCACGGCGGGCTGACCATTGCAGCCGCCGACGGCAGCGCGCATTACGATGCGGTCATCAACACCTCGTCACCGGCGCTGATGGCGAAGCTGGCGCCGGAACTGCCCAATGCGTACACCGCGCAGTTGCGGGCGTTGAAGTCGATGGGCGCGGTCGTGCTGGTCGTCACGCTCGACCGGCAACTGACCAACTACTACTGGCACAACCTGCCGAAAGAGGCCGGGTTCCCGTTCCTGTCGCTGGTCGAGCACACGAACTACATGAGCCCGGAGCACTACGGCGGCGACCGGATTATATACTGTGGCGACTATCTGGACGCCGACCACGAGTATTTCCACCTGAGCCAGGATGAACTGCTGGAGCGTTTCCTGCCGTCGTTCAAGCGCTTCAACTCGCAGTTCGACCGCAGTTGGGTGCGCGGGGCGTGGCTGTGGAAGACAGCCTACGCCCAGCCGGTGCCGGGCATCAACCACTCGCGCAACATCCCCGCGATCCGTACTCCGCTGAAGGGGCTGTACTTTGCGTCGATGTCGCAGGTGTATCCGTGGGACCGGGGCACAAATTATGCTGTGGAGATCGGGCGGCGCACGGCGCGTATGCTGATGGCCGATGCGGCGTGA